From Cydia fagiglandana chromosome 6, ilCydFagi1.1, whole genome shotgun sequence, the proteins below share one genomic window:
- the LOC134665137 gene encoding cGMP-dependent protein kinase 1-like, with protein MVLCPPFRWTSKGGFNLSNAAPPEPDERRGTIKLTDNVDVPMPTVNGNVPNGTAEHPPQQDEVQQQEPATSPKKSTTSYMSIQSGTTYSRDSDFEMNSRSNSSIDMKTVSDFITRPAHAEPQRSERKRGIIAPHAPLDTSRASVDLQYMKYEKDEKSAEQIKKAIMANDFLKNLMDEELLSMVVEAMSPQVFQAVSLIIREGESGSHLYVSAEGQFEVLKGGQVVKNFGPGEAFGELAILYKAKRFASIRCITEAKVWTLERRVFQKIMVGSGRREQEYNMRFLASVPLLQGIHPIELAKISDFLKREFFSAGTAVVRQGERGDKFYIIRGGTVTVTKREGEGPDRRVGTLRRGDYFGEQALLHEDRRLATVTAEPPGVECLTLERGPFTELLGNLDELKNIRHSIPPPLEQRKSSQVKSEFEYVELKELEIVGTMGVGGFGRVELVQYKRDPRLTFALKCLKKVDMVQQQQQVHAYNEKNIMMVCNSPFICRLYRTFKDNKYIYFLMEPILGGEVWTILQKQRFFPEATARFMAACVVEAFQYLHSKDIVYRDLKPENLMLDRLGYIKLVDFGFAKQLDPNVKTYTFAGTPEYVAPEIVLNKGHDRAVDCWALGVFIYELLVGKPPFRAAGSDHMKTYTLILRGIDAVPFHPRVPKSAQMLVRKLCRAVPAERLGYLKKMMDVKNHKWFLGFDWEALRERKLKAPLVQRVASPTDLSNFEKYPKEKLPPDETSGWDLEF; from the exons ATGGTGCTGTGTCCGCCGTTCAGGTGGACGTCCAAAGGCGGCTTCAACCTGAGCAACGCTGCACCCCCCGAACCAGACGAGCGACGTGGGACTATT AAATTAACTGACAATGTCGATGTGCCTATGCCAACCGTTAACGGCAACGTCCCCAATGGCACTGCGGAGCATCCACCACAACAAGATGAAGTCCAACAGCAGGAGCCAGCGACATCCCCCAAGAAGTCCACCACCAGTTACATGAGCATACAAAGCGGGACCACCTATAGCAGGGATTCCGATTTCGAAATGAATAGTCGAAGTAATAGCAGCATAGATATGAAAACTGTATCGGATTTCATAACCAGACCGGCGCATGCTGAGCCGCAGCGCAGTGAGCGCAAGAGGGGCATCATCGCGCCGCACGCGCCGCTTGACACGTCGCGTGCCAGTGTGGACCTACAATACATGAAATATGAAAAGGATGAAAA ATCTGCCGaacaaataaaaaaagcaaTAATGGCCAACGACTTCCTAAAGAATTTGATGGACGAAGAACTATTATCGATGGTGGTTGAAGCTATGAGCCCACAGGTGTTCCAGGCCGTGAGTCTTATAATCCGTGAGGGCGAGTCCGGGAGTCATCTATACGTGTCTGCCGAAGGGCAGTTCGAGGTTCTAAAGGGCGGGCAGGTCGTGAAGAACTTCGGGCCTGGAGAAGCGTTCGGAGAACTCGCTATCTTGTATAAAGCTAAACGATTTGCGTCGATACGAT GTATAACAGAAGCCAAAGTATGGACGCTAGAGCGGCGGGTATTCCAAAAGATCATGGTGGGAAGCGGGCGGCGCGAGCAGGAGTACAACATGCGGTTCCTGGCCTCCGTGCCGCTGCTGCAGGGCATACACCCCATCGAACTCGCCAAGATCTCTGACTTCCTCAAAAGG GAGTTCTTCTCAGCGGGCACGGCGGTCGTGCGGCAAGGCGAACGGGGTGACAAGTTCTACATCATACGCGGTGGCACGGTGACGGTGACGAAGCGCGAGGGCGAGGGCCCCGACCGGCGCGTGGGCACGCTGCGCCGCGGCGACTACTTCGGCGAGCAGGCGCTGCTGCATGAGGACCGTCGGCTCGCCACTGTCACCGCCGAGCCGCCCGGAGTGGAGTGCCTCACACTAGAGCGGgg GCCATTTACGGAACTCCTCGGCAACTTAGACGAATTAAAGAATATCAGGCATTCCATCCCTCCGCCACTGGAGCAAAGAAAATCATCTCAAGTTAAGAGCG AATTTGAATACGTGGAGCTAAAAGAGCTGGAGATAGTGGGCACGATGGGCGTGGGCGGGTTCGGGCGCGTGGAGCTGGTGCAGTACAAGCGCGACCCGCGGCTCACGTTCGCGCTCAAGTGCCTCAAGAAGGTGGACATGgtgcagcagcagcagcaggtgCACGCCTACAACGAGAAGAACATCATGATGGTCTGCAACAGCCCCTTCATTTGCAG ACTATACCGCACATTCAAAGACAACAAGTACATCTACTTCCTCATGGAGCCGATCCTCGGCGGCGAGGTGTGGACCATCCTGCAGAAGCAGCGGTTCTTCCCGGAGGCCACCGCGCGGTTCATGGCGGCCTGCGTCGTCGAGGCCTTCCAGTACCTGCACTCCAAGGATATCGTCTATCGGGACTTGAAGCCCGAGAACCTTATGCTTGATAGACTTGGGTATATTAAATTG gtCGACTTCGGATTTGCGAAGCAACTTGACCCAAATGTCAAGACGTACACTTTTGCCGGCACTCCCGAATACGTTGCTCCAGAGATAGTGCTAAATAAG GGCCACGACCGCGCCGTGGACTGCTGGGCGCTAGGCGTGTTCATCTACGAGCTGCTGGTGGGCAAGCCGCCGTTCCGCGCGGCCGGCAGCGACCACATGAAGACGTACACGCTGATCCTGCGCGGCATCGACGCCGTGCCCTTCCACCCGCGCGTGCCCAAGTCCGCGCAGATGCTGGTGCGCAAGCTGTGCCGCGCCGTGCCCGCCGAGCGGCTTGGCTACCTCAAGAAGATGATGGACGTTAAGAATCACAA ATGGTTCCTCGGGTTCGACTGGGAGGCGCTCCGCGAGCGCAAGCTGAAGGCGCCGCTGGTGCAGCGCGTCGCCAGCCCCACCGACCTCTCCAACTTCGAGAAGTACCCCAAAGAGAAACTACCTCCGGACGAAACTTCCGGCTGGGACCTTGAGTTCTAG